In Fundulus heteroclitus isolate FHET01 chromosome 17, MU-UCD_Fhet_4.1, whole genome shotgun sequence, the following are encoded in one genomic region:
- the LOC105937122 gene encoding arg8-vasotocin receptor, translating to MLCSAESPCNITDAFNVTQQPESGATESAWNLSRKTNDTDPFGRNEEVAKIEITVLSLAFVAAVVGNLSVLLAMYRSRRKLSRMHLFMKHLSLADLVVAFFQVLPQLCWEVTFRFYGPDSLCRIVKHLQVLGMFASTYMMVMMTVDRYIAICHPLQTLQQPTKRAYIMISATWACSLVLSTPQYFIFSLSEVRPGSAVYDCWGHFVEPWGLRAYITWITAGIFLVPVAVLVFCYGLICRTIWRNLKCKTRRKSADAVVVATKTGILGRNSVSSVSTISRAKLRTVKMTFVIVVAYVVCWAPFFIVQMWSVWDKTFSWHDSENPAVTLSALLASLNSCCNPWIYMIFSGHLLSDFFGLLPCCYRLRDRFRQQDSDSSIRRTTLLSRLQGPRLSEPFRDLTIRNCPQATPAS from the exons ATGCTCTGCTCCGCGGAGAGCCCCTGCAACATCACCGACGCCTTTAATGTAACCCAGCAGCCAGAGAGCGGAGCCACGGAGTCCGCCTGGAACCTCAGCCGGAAAACCAACGACACCGACCCGTTCGGGCGCAACGAGGAGGTGGCCAAGATCGAAATCACGGTCCTCAGCCTGGCTTTCGTTGCGGCGGTGGTGGGCAACCTGAGCGTCCTGCTGGCCATGTACAGGAGCCGCAGGAAGCTGTCCCGGATGCACCTGTTCATGAAGCACCTGAGCCTGGCGGACCTGGTGGTCGCCTTCTTCCAGGTTCTGCCGCAGCTCTGCTGGGAAGTCACCTTCCGCTTCTACGGGCCGGACTCTCTGTGCCGCATCGTGAAGCACCTGCAGGTCCTGGGCATGTTCGCCTCCACCTacatgatggtgatgatgaccGTGGACCGCTACATCGCCATCTGCCACCCGCTGCAGACCCTCCAGCAGCCCACGAAGCGCGCCTACATCATGATCAGCGCCACCTGGGCGTGCAGCCTGGTCCTCAGCACCCCGCAGTACTTCATCTTCTCCCTGAGCGAGGTGCGGCCCGGATCGGCTGTCTACGACTGCTGGGGCCACTTCGTTGAGCCGTGGGGGCTGCGCGCCTACATCACCTGGATCACGGCCGGCATCTTCCTCGTCCCCGTGGCCGTGCTCGTGTTCTGCTACGGGCTCATCTGCAGGACGATCTGGAGGAACCTGAAGTGCAAGACCCGGAGGAAGAGCGCGGACGCGGTGGTGGTGGCCACCAAGACCGGGATCCTGGGCAGGAACTCCGTGAGCAGCGTCTCCACCATCTCCCGCGCCAAATTACGCACGGTCAAGATGACCTTCGTGATCGTGGTGGCCTACGTGGTGTGCTGGGCTCCGTTCTTCATCGTGCAGATGTGGTCCGTGTGGGACAAGACCTTCTCCTGGCACG ACTCCGAGAACCCCGCCGTGACGCTGTCCGCCCTGCTGGCCAGCCTCAACAGCTGCTGCAACCCCTGGATCTACATGATCTTCAGCGGACACCTGCTGTCGGACTTCTTCGGCCTGCTGCCGTGCTGCTACCGGCTGCGGGACCGGTTCCGGCAGCAGGACTCGGACAGCAGCATCCGGCGGACCACGCTGCTGTCCCGCCTGCAGGGTCCGCGCCTGTCCGAGCCCTTCAGAGACCTCACCATCAGAAACTGTCCACAGGCTACGCCTGCATCCTGA